The DNA window GGTCTGCGTGCCCGTCGCGTACAAGCGCGACCTCGGCGCGAGCGTCGACGCGTCGTTCGAGCACGCCGGAACCCCCGTCGCGCCGACCGGGCTGAACGTCGTCGGCGACGGCCCGGACCGCGTCGTCGTCCGCGAGCGGGACTCGATCGCGGTCAACGTCAACCGACCGGGGGACCTCGAGTTGGCGCGCCGGCTCGCCGACTCGTGATCGTAGATGGGTTTTTTGGGGCTCACGCCCGGATCGACGGCATGGACGCGGAGGCGCTGGACGACATCGATCGGGTGCCTCACGGCGGAGCCACGGACCCCGGCGTGATAGACTTCAGCGCGAACACGAACCCGGAGACGCCCTCGGGGGTGACCGCCGTCTACGACTCGGCGCTGTCGGCGTCGTCGAGATACCCGGCCGACGACTACGTGCCCTTCCGCGCCGCCGCCGCCGACTACGTCGACTGCGTCCCCGCCGAGGTGATCCCGACCGCGGGCGCGATGGCCGGGATGCGGCTGCTGTTCGCGCTCGCGCTCGACGACGACGACTCCGCCGTCGTCCCCGAGCCGTCCTTCGGGGAGTACGCCCGCGAGGTCCGCCTCCAGGGCGGCCGATCGGTGCCGGTCGCTCACGACGCGGTCCTCGACGTCGACCCGGCCGACCACGCGCTCGTCGTCGTCTGTACGCCGAACAACCCGACTGGGGAGCTCGCCGACCGCGACGACCTCCTCCGGTTCGCCGCGCGCTGTCGGGAGGCGGAGACGACGCTGTTCGTCGACGAGGCGTTCCTCGATTTTACCTCCCAGCGGTCGCTCGCGGGCGAGCCCGGCGTCGTCGTCGGGCGCTCGCTCACCAAGATGTTCGGCCTGCCCGGACTGCGCGCCGGCTTCCTCGTCGCGACCGGGCGGCTCCGCGACCGGCTTGACCGCGGGCGGCTCCCTTGGGGGGTGTCGACGCCGGCGGCCGCGGTCGGCACCCACTGCCTCCGGCGGACGGAGTTCGTCGAACGAACCCGCGAGCGTGTTGCCGCCGAGCGCGAACGCGTCCGCGAGCGCCTCGCGACCGAGTGGGAGGTGTACCCCTCCGACGCGCCGTTCCTCCTCTTCGACACCGGGACGGACGACCCCGACGCCGTGCTCGCGGCCGCCAGGGAGCGGGGGGTCGTGCTCCGGGACGCCCGGACGTTCCCGCGGCTCGACGGCCACCTCCGGACCGCGATCCGTCGGCCGCGTGAGAACGACCGGCTCCTCGACGCGCTCGGCGTATGAGTCCCCGCTCGCCCGTTTTCCGCGCCGACGTCGCCGACGGAGTCTGTCGTTTTTGGAGAACGGACGGCCCGACGCGGTTCCTCTCGACCGGCTTCGACGGCGGCGTTCGGGTCGCCGACGCAGCCCACAACGTGACGGTTCCGGAGGGGTGGGACGACGCGGGACGCCGGGACCTCCGCGAGTACGTCGACCGCCGCGTCCGGGACGCCGGCTTCGAGGCGGGGGGCGATGGGGCGAGCGGCGATCGATCCGCCGCTCCCGCGCTGCTGACCGGGGTCGACCAGCGGCACGCCCGGCTCGCGCGACTCGACGGGGCGACCGTGGTCGCCACCGCGGGCGTCTCGAACCCGGCCGCGCTGTCCGTCACGAGCGTGGATGGCGACGCCGTCGACGACGGGCCCGCCCGCGTCGACGCCGGTACCGACGGCGACACCACCGGGCGAGGCGACGTCGACGGGGACGACGCCGGCGGCGAGGGCGACGACGCGCCTCCAGCCGGCACCGTCAACCTCCTCGTCGGCACGGAGCGGGCGCTCGAATCGGGCGCGCTCGCGAACCTCGTTGCGGTCGCCGCCGAGGCGAAGGCGGCGACGCTGCTCGCGACGGTCGGGTTCCCCGGCACGACGAGCGACGCGGTCGTCGTCGGCTGTCCGACCGACACGGGTCCGGGAGGTCCGGAGGCCGACGACCGCGAGCCGGCCGCCTTCTCCGGTGCCGCCACCCCGGTCGGGTCGGCGGTCCGCGCGTGCGTCCGGGACGCGGTGCGCGCCTCGCTCGTCTCGCGGTACGGACCGGAGCTCGAGGAGGCACCGGCGTCGGTCGCGGACGCCGAGTACGGCGTCGTGACCGATCGGCCGGCACGCGTCTCGACCCCGGACGCCACCGATCCGGCGTCCGGAGAGACGCCTGCGGCCGATCGGTAGGGGGTCGACGACCGTCAGGAACCGATCGATCGCTCGGGGTCGGCGTCGGTCGACCGCGAGGCGTCGTCGGTCACGGTCGACGACGCGTTCCCGTCGAACCGGCCGCCGAGGAGGAGATACCCGACGCCGAGGGTCACTCCCCAGACGGCGTGCGAGACGAGGCCGGTCCAGGGGAGGTTCGGCAGCGGTGCCGGGATCCCGACCGCACGGAGCCACAGCGGCATGACCAGGCCCGCGGCGGCCAACCAGAGGACGATTCCCCACGAGAGGCCGGCGGCCGCCGTCCGGGCCGGCGAGCCGATCCGGTCGCGGAGCGTCGAGATCGACGCACCGGCGACGAAGAGCAACGCGAACACGACGCTGTGGAACAGGTGGGTCACCCAGCCGATGGCGGCGCTTTCGGCGCCGTAGAGCGCGCCGATCACCGGGAGCACGCCGCCGCTCGAGAGCCAGAACACGCCGCCCATCACGGCTCCCGCGCCGATCCCGGCCACGACGGCCCGCCGGAGGTCGGGATAGGGAACGCCGACCGTCGCCACCGCGGCGTCGGCGCTCGCCCGCGGGAGCCGCACCGAGACGCGGGTGTCCTCCCCGTTCGTCACGCGGATCCGCCCGCCGTACTCGCCGACGAGCAGGGAGACCGCCTGGAGGGCGAACCCGCTCGTCGGGTCGTCGTACTCCGGGAACGCGCCACGCTCGAGCACGTCCCGCCGCCGCTCGGAGAGCGGCTCCCCGTCGTCGACGATCGTCACCGCCGCGTCGTGTCGCTCGACAGCCCCCTCGACGCGGACGCGGTCGGCCCCGCGGACGTCGACCGCGTGCTCGACCAGCCGCTCGAACACGACGGAGAGCCGGTCGTCGGCGTCGACTTCGACGCGTTCGGCGGGGCCGAGGTCGACGTCGACGACGGTGCCAGCGTCGACGGCCTCCCCGTGGGCGTCGCGCGTCGCCGCCGACTCGACCGCGGACGCGACCGCCGGCGAGAGCCGAACCGGCACCGCCTCCCGCTCCTCGGCGATGGTTCCGACCCCGTGTATCGTCGACTCGATCCGGGCGGCGCTCCGCCGGATCGCGTCGACCGAGCGGCTCCCGTCCCCGTTCTCGTCCCGCTCTCGGAGCAGTTCGGCGTGGCCGTCGACGATCGACGCCGCGTTCAACACCTCGTGGCGCAGGAGCCGGTTGATGAACCGGGCCCGGTTCGCGCCCCGCCCGATCGCCTCCCGCCGACGCCGGAGGGTGGCCTTCCGGTGGCCGTTGACCATCCCGCCGACCGCGCCGGCGAGCAGGACGTTCGCGGCGAGCAGTTGCGTCCCGATCGCCGCGCCGATCATCCCGAATCCGGTCGCCGCGACCGTGACCGCGAGCGCGGCGATCATCACGCCCACGCCGAGCAGACAGCCGCGGGCGACGTCGGCGACGTACGCCGCGTCGAACGCGCCGACCGCGAGGGCGACGCCCGCGACGCTCACGGCGAGGCCGACGACGAGCGATCCGGCGGTGGCGGCGACGGCCAGCGGGCCGCCGGAGAGCATGACCGCCTCGGCGACGAAGAGGCGGGTGACCGCGAACCCGACCCCCGCGACGAGGAGCCCGCCGTACCGGCCGGAAAACGGCGGCGTCCCGTCGCGGTCGGCGGCTCCCCGAGTCATGTCCGATCCGTTCCGTCCGGGCGACATAAGTGCGGCGTCGGGGGTGGTCCGCTAGCCGTCGATCCACGACGCGTCGATCCGCCCATCGGCGACGAGTTTCGTCAAGTGCGCGCGGACCGTCGCCCGCGCGAGGTCCTCGACGCCGGTCAGGTCCTTCTCGTAGGCCGCCTCGAGAACCGACTCGACGTCGGTCGCGCCCGCCTCCACCGCCGCGAGCACCCGCTCTTCGCGCTCGGTCCGGTGGTCGATCAGTCGGTCGCAGGCCGCCGCCGGGTCGTCGCTCGCGGGCCCGTGGCCAGGGTGGAGCCGGGAGAAGTCGCGATCCCGGACCCGCTCCAGGCTCGCGAGGTACTCGCGGAGGTCGCCCTCGGGCGCGCCCACGACGACGCTTCCCGTCGCGACCGCGAGGTCGCCGACGAGCGCCTCCGCCGGCGGGTCGGCCCCGGTAGCGTCGTCATCACCTCCCTCGCTCCCGCCGTCTCCTCCGCTTCCGCCGTCTCCGCCCCCATCCGCGACCGCGAACGCGACGTGGTCGGGGGCGTGTCCGGGCGTCTCGAGCGCGCGGACGCCGGTCGTCCCGATCGCGTCGCCGTCGCGGAACGTCGCGTCCGGGTCGATCCCGGTCGCCTCGCGGAACCGATCGACGTGGTCCGCGTGTGCATGGACGGTCGCGTCCGTCCGGGCCGCGTAGTCGGCGACCGCGCCGACGTGGTCCGGGTGCGTGTGGGTGACGGCGATCGCCTCGATCCCGGTTTCAGCGTCGTCGTCCGCCGCCGCCCCGTGTTCCGCCACGGCCGCGTCCAACGCCGCCGTCCGGGCCGCGGGGTCGACGAGGAGCCCGTTCACGAGGTACGCGTTCGTCGTTCCCGTCGCGGCACGGGTGTCGACCGGGACCTCGACGCGGGTGACCGCGGGGGGCGATCCGGACTCGTCCGCGTCCGACCGATCCATCAGTTCCTCCGATCCGTCAGTCCCCCCGACCGAGCGGCGACCTGGCGTCGGGACCGGGGCCGGAGCCGGCGCGCTCGCGGCCGGGGATCGGGACGCGCGTGTCGCCGGCGACCGCGAACCGCGAGAGGTCGGCGACGCCGGCGTCGACCGCGTCGACGGTCTCGTAAGGGCGGCCGACGACGACGTCTCCCGCCGTGTTCCGGTTGATCCCGGGGATCGCGGTCAGCTCGTCCATCGAGGCCGCGTTGACGTCGAGCGGGTACGGGACCCCCGTCACGGAGCGGTAGCCGTGGTCCGTGACCGCCACGTCGATGGCGGTTCCCAGCTCGCGCTCGCCGGGGACGGCGACGAGCAGCGCGTAGGTGCCGAGCTGACGGCCGAACGTCTTGCCGTCCTGGTGGTACTCCAGGTGGACGTCGGGGAGGACCGTGCCGGGCGGGACCACCCGGTCGAGCATCGGGTTGTCGATCGTCTCGCGAACCTCGCGTTTGTACGCCTGGAAGCGGTCCCTGTGCTCCTTCGCGATCTCCGCGCCGGTCTCCGCCATCTCCGTGCCCGCGAACGCCATCACCTGTCGGACGTTGATCCGGCGGAGCATGAGTCCCTCGTCGTAGACCGACTGGAGGAACCGCTTGTTGTGTTCGTACGTCTCCGGGCGCTCGCCCGCGAGCCCGTGGACGAGGTTGATCCCTGGGAGGAGCTTCGGCAGCCGCGGCGAGGCGTCGGGCCCGGTGGAGGGGCCGTAGCGGCGGTCGGGGTCCGGCCCCTCGACGCCGCCGGGTTCGCCGGCCGTCGGGTCGCCCGGCCGCCAGCCGCCCTCCTCGTTGACGACGCGGACCGCCTCCAGACACTCCTCCGCGGTGACGAGCAGGTTGTTCTCCTCCTGGACGACCGGGTCGGCGGACTCGAGCCCGAACGCCGCCGTGTCGCCCGGCGTGTTGTGTTCGGCGATGACCCGGATCGCCTCGCGGGAGGCCTCGGGGTAGTCGGTGATCGTCACCGGGTTCATGTTGTCGAGGTGGAGCGTCTCGAGGTCGGGCGCGACCTCGCGGATCCCGCCGTACAGCTCCCGGAGCGCGTCGGGGTTCGGGGCCTCGCCGTCGCCGCCGAACGCGAGGATGTCGGCCTGCCGACCCAGCCGGAAGTGCTTGACGCCCCTCTCCGAGAGCGCGTCCACCTCGTCGACGACGGAGCGCGCCTCCCGGAACGACGGGTTGCCGTAGAGCGGCTCCGTACAGAACGAACAGCGGTAGGCACAGCCGCGGGAGGTCTCCATCTCGCAGATGAGGTAGTCGGGGTGGTTGGGGTGGTGTTCGACGACGAACGCCCCCTTCGCCGCCCACCGGTCGACCTCGTCGTTGTCGCGCATCCGATCGTTGAATCCCTCGAGCCCGTTCGCGACGAGGTCGTGGGCGGCGGCCTCCACGTCCCCCTTCGCGACGAAGTCGTAGTCGAGGTCGTCGCGCTCGGTCTCCTGTGCGCCGGCGTTCTCCTCGCCGACGCCGAAGCGGACCGGGCCGCCGAGCAGCGTGACGCCGTCGGCGGTCCACCCCAGCTCGCGCACCTCGTCCGGCTCGGCGGGCGTGCCGCCGACGTAGCTGCCGGGGACGGTCATCCCGCCGACGTAGACGAAGAGATCCGCGTCGGCGACGTCCGCGCGTTTGTTCCGGTCGTCGCGGAGTTCGTCGATGGTGTGGTAGGTGATCTGTCCCTCGGGGACGCCCGCGTCGACGAGCGCGCCGGCCGTGTACCGCGGGTACGTCGAGACGTACGGCGGCACCCCGAAGTGCGCCGGCTCGTCGACGTAGCCGTCGACGACGGTGACGGAGAGGTCGGCCGGATCGGTCATGTTGGAGGCCCGTACTCGGCCGAGAGGGAAAACGCGTGCGGAACGGTGGGGCGACAAGCCGCTCGATACGTTCGTCTCTCCGGTTACAGATACGCAGAAAGCGTTTCGACCGCTCGATCGAGCGGTTCGCTCTCGATACGACAGACGTAGGCCGTCATCAGTTTCGGAACGAGCGACGCCACTGCGTGCGGAACTACCGAACTGTCCCGCGGCGCACGTCGGTGACGATACTGATCCGGTTCGATCGGGATCCGCTCGTCGTACCACGTCCTCGTCGTCAACCCCATGACGACGTATTGTCGCTTATCGAAGGGATGTCGTTCGGTGTTGACGACGACCCACGGACGGGTCGCGTCGTCTTCCGATTTGAACGGGTCGGGTGCGAGAACCACGTGACCTCGTTCGAGGTCGTCGAAGGCGGGATCCGAACCGCTCACTCGTCTTCCCCGTCCTCGTCGCTCTCCGCGTCCCCCTCCCGCGCCGCGGCCAGCCACTCCTCCCGGCTCTCCG is part of the Halorubrum aethiopicum genome and encodes:
- a CDS encoding ATP-binding protein, with the translated sequence MTRGAADRDGTPPFSGRYGGLLVAGVGFAVTRLFVAEAVMLSGGPLAVAATAGSLVVGLAVSVAGVALAVGAFDAAYVADVARGCLLGVGVMIAALAVTVAATGFGMIGAAIGTQLLAANVLLAGAVGGMVNGHRKATLRRRREAIGRGANRARFINRLLRHEVLNAASIVDGHAELLRERDENGDGSRSVDAIRRSAARIESTIHGVGTIAEEREAVPVRLSPAVASAVESAATRDAHGEAVDAGTVVDVDLGPAERVEVDADDRLSVVFERLVEHAVDVRGADRVRVEGAVERHDAAVTIVDDGEPLSERRRDVLERGAFPEYDDPTSGFALQAVSLLVGEYGGRIRVTNGEDTRVSVRLPRASADAAVATVGVPYPDLRRAVVAGIGAGAVMGGVFWLSSGGVLPVIGALYGAESAAIGWVTHLFHSVVFALLFVAGASISTLRDRIGSPARTAAAGLSWGIVLWLAAAGLVMPLWLRAVGIPAPLPNLPWTGLVSHAVWGVTLGVGYLLLGGRFDGNASSTVTDDASRSTDADPERSIGS
- a CDS encoding threonine-phosphate decarboxylase — protein: MDAEALDDIDRVPHGGATDPGVIDFSANTNPETPSGVTAVYDSALSASSRYPADDYVPFRAAAADYVDCVPAEVIPTAGAMAGMRLLFALALDDDDSAVVPEPSFGEYAREVRLQGGRSVPVAHDAVLDVDPADHALVVVCTPNNPTGELADRDDLLRFAARCREAETTLFVDEAFLDFTSQRSLAGEPGVVVGRSLTKMFGLPGLRAGFLVATGRLRDRLDRGRLPWGVSTPAAAVGTHCLRRTEFVERTRERVAAERERVRERLATEWEVYPSDAPFLLFDTGTDDPDAVLAAARERGVVLRDARTFPRLDGHLRTAIRRPRENDRLLDALGV
- a CDS encoding type II toxin-antitoxin system PemK/MazF family toxin, giving the protein MAGRGAGGGRGERRGRGRRVSGSDPAFDDLERGHVVLAPDPFKSEDDATRPWVVVNTERHPFDKRQYVVMGLTTRTWYDERIPIEPDQYRHRRAPRDSSVVPHAVASLVPKLMTAYVCRIESEPLDRAVETLSAYL
- a CDS encoding adenosylcobinamide amidohydrolase, translated to MSPRSPVFRADVADGVCRFWRTDGPTRFLSTGFDGGVRVADAAHNVTVPEGWDDAGRRDLREYVDRRVRDAGFEAGGDGASGDRSAAPALLTGVDQRHARLARLDGATVVATAGVSNPAALSVTSVDGDAVDDGPARVDAGTDGDTTGRGDVDGDDAGGEGDDAPPAGTVNLLVGTERALESGALANLVAVAAEAKAATLLATVGFPGTTSDAVVVGCPTDTGPGGPEADDREPAAFSGAATPVGSAVRACVRDAVRASLVSRYGPELEEAPASVADAEYGVVTDRPARVSTPDATDPASGETPAADR
- a CDS encoding MBL fold metallo-hydrolase — its product is MDRSDADESGSPPAVTRVEVPVDTRAATGTTNAYLVNGLLVDPAARTAALDAAVAEHGAAADDDAETGIEAIAVTHTHPDHVGAVADYAARTDATVHAHADHVDRFREATGIDPDATFRDGDAIGTTGVRALETPGHAPDHVAFAVADGGGDGGSGGDGGSEGGDDDATGADPPAEALVGDLAVATGSVVVGAPEGDLREYLASLERVRDRDFSRLHPGHGPASDDPAAACDRLIDHRTEREERVLAAVEAGATDVESVLEAAYEKDLTGVEDLARATVRAHLTKLVADGRIDASWIDG
- a CDS encoding radical SAM protein — translated: MTDPADLSVTVVDGYVDEPAHFGVPPYVSTYPRYTAGALVDAGVPEGQITYHTIDELRDDRNKRADVADADLFVYVGGMTVPGSYVGGTPAEPDEVRELGWTADGVTLLGGPVRFGVGEENAGAQETERDDLDYDFVAKGDVEAAAHDLVANGLEGFNDRMRDNDEVDRWAAKGAFVVEHHPNHPDYLICEMETSRGCAYRCSFCTEPLYGNPSFREARSVVDEVDALSERGVKHFRLGRQADILAFGGDGEAPNPDALRELYGGIREVAPDLETLHLDNMNPVTITDYPEASREAIRVIAEHNTPGDTAAFGLESADPVVQEENNLLVTAEECLEAVRVVNEEGGWRPGDPTAGEPGGVEGPDPDRRYGPSTGPDASPRLPKLLPGINLVHGLAGERPETYEHNKRFLQSVYDEGLMLRRINVRQVMAFAGTEMAETGAEIAKEHRDRFQAYKREVRETIDNPMLDRVVPPGTVLPDVHLEYHQDGKTFGRQLGTYALLVAVPGERELGTAIDVAVTDHGYRSVTGVPYPLDVNAASMDELTAIPGINRNTAGDVVVGRPYETVDAVDAGVADLSRFAVAGDTRVPIPGRERAGSGPGPDARSPLGRGD